A stretch of Camelina sativa cultivar DH55 chromosome 18, Cs, whole genome shotgun sequence DNA encodes these proteins:
- the LOC104762729 gene encoding uncharacterized protein LOC104762729: MECRKHNHHGSKGVCPTCLRDKLSRLPNTTSYYIVHRSDDRSTSSTTVSSSPSSPAVKDHRRAGSMSMSFAVREALSGNLIESLGGGLKKSRSMAHVPKDYSTVRDSTKKKTKEKLKSTTVKKTGFWTKLLHLKGKGGASADVGGLVSSRQRVY, encoded by the coding sequence atggaatgCAGAAAACACAACCACCATGGCAGCAAAGGAGTTTGCCCAACTTGTTTACGAGATAAACTCTCTCGGTTACCTAACACGACGTCGTACTACATAGTTCACCGATCCGATGATCGATCTACTTCCTCCACAACCGTTTCGTCTTCTCCGTCGTCTCCGGCGGTGAAGGATCATCGGAGAGCTGGTTCGATGTCGATGTCTTTCGCTGTGAGGGAAGCGTTGAGTGGTAATCTGATCGAATCTTTAGGTGGAGGGTTGAAGAAAAGCAGATCTATGGCGCATGTTCCCAAAGATTATAGTACTGTTAGGGAttcgacgaagaagaagaccaaggaGAAGTTGAAATCTACGACGGTTAAGAAGACTGGGTTTTGGACTAAGTTGCTTCATCTCAAAGGTAAAGGCGGTGCTTCCGCCGACGTCGGTGGATTGGTTTCTTCACGTCAACGAGTTTATTAA
- the LOC104762728 gene encoding LMBR1 domain-containing protein 2 homolog A-like yields MWVFYLISLPLTLGLVVSTLRYFAGPEIPRYVLITVGYTWFCSVSIRESFYIWLLHSSSSVLQTLSLQPDHPENGAISFLWSWSYWSTFLLTWAVVPLIQGFEDAGDFTVSERLKTSVHVNLVFYLVLGFIGLLGLILLIMMHRNWTGSILGYAMACSNTFGLVTGAFLLGFGLSEIPKTLWKNADWTTRQKVLSHKIAKIAVKLDNAHQELSNAIVVAQATSTQMSKRDPMRPYMNVIDAMLAKMFREDPSFKPQGGQLGENDMDYDTDEKSMATLRRHLRNAKDEYYRYKSEYLTYVTEALVLEDTMKNYERRDATGWKYISSFRSTRTGNMGNFLDTFEFMWRCILKKQIQMVLAVVMGIMSAAILLAEATLLLSKLDLSLFSILISSVKSDELLVQAFAFVPLVYMCVCTYYSLFKIGMLMIYSLTPRQTSSVNLLMICSMIARYAPPISYNFINLIQLHSETIFEKKMGRIDDAVPVFGQRFNEIYPLIMVIYTLLVASNFFDRIFNYFGSWKRFRFQTESEDTDGFDPSGVMILKKERTWLEEGQKVGEHVLPLARNFNDVDIEPGSNFSENSSVEMKMSSSYDIDTVKGSSSKDDMSRKYGSAREAITNKYAAIREQQNKHSPSSIKKPENMASAKVSLLETDSSGPSSNGEGSGEPSSRLASTWRNMKQGIQSFKENVATKKFLPLRQGPETTTLTSTSRVVTSSVPQSLDEIFQRLKNRSVEHGHYLDDDDEV; encoded by the exons atgtgggTTTTCTATCTGATCTCGTTGCCTCTAACCCTTGGATTAGTTGTTTCCACGCTCCGATACTTCGCCGGACCGGAGATTCCTCGGTATGTTCTTATCACCGTTGGATACACCTGGTTCTGCTCCGTCTCC ATTAGGGaatcattttatatatggttGCTTCATTCGTCTTCTTCTGTTCTGCAGACACTATCTCTGCAACCTGATCATCCTGAAAATGGCGCCATTTCCTTCTTATGGAGTTGGTCATACTGGAGTACGTTTCTACTCACCTG GGCTGTGGTGCCCCTTATTCAGGGTTTTGAAGATGCTGGAGACTTTACAGTGTCAGAGAGATTGAAGACTAGCGTACATGTCAACTTAGTTTTCTATCTAGTTCTGGGATTCATTGGTCTTCTCGGTCTTATCCTTCTCATCATGATGCACAGGAACTG GACAGGAAGCATTTTGGGTTATGCTATGGCATGTTCAAATACTTTTGGGCTGGTGACTGGTGCATTTCTTCTTGGCTTTGGCTTGAGCGAAATACCTAAGACCCTTTGGAAGAATGCAGACTGGACCACCCGCCAAAAAGTTCTCTCTCACAAAATTGCCAAAATTGCTGTGAAACTTGATAATGCCCATCAGGAACTTTCAAATGCGATTGTA GTTGCTCAAGCGACTTCAACTCAAATGTCCAAGCGTGATCCTATGAGACCATACATGAATGTTATAGATGCTATGCTGGCTAAAATG TTCAGGGAAGACCCATCATTTAAGCCACAAGGTGGTCAGTTGGGTGAAAATGATATGGACTATGACACAGATGAGAAATCGATGGCAACGTTAAGGCGACACCTTCGAAATGCTAAGGATGAATATTACAGATATAAAAG TGAGTATCTAACTTACGTTACCGAGGCCCTTGTTCTTGAAGACACAATGAAGAATTATGAACGCCGTGATGCAACTGGATG GAAATACATTTCGAGCTTCAGATCTACTCGAACTGGAAATATGGGGAATTTTCTTGACACATTCG AATTTATGTGGAGGTGTATattgaagaaacaaattcaGATGGTGTTGGCAGTAGTTATGGGGATTATGTCCGCTGCAATTCTTTTAGCAGAGGCAACTCTCCTTCTTAGTAAACTGGACTTGTCCCTCTTCTCAATACTTATTAGCTCTGTCAAATCCGATGAACTACTAGTGCAG GCATTTGCTTTTGTACCTTTGGTGTATATGTGCGTCTGTACATACTattcactttttaaaattggGATGCTGATGATTTATTCCTTGACTCCTCGACAAACAAGTTCTGTGAATCTACTTATGATTTGCTC GATGATTGCTCGATATGCGCCACCAATAtcttacaattttattaatCTCATTCAACTTCATTCCGAGACTATATTTGAGAAG AAAATGGGTAGAATCGATGATGCTGTCCCGGTCTTTGGACAACGGTTCAATGAAATATATCCGCTCATAATGGTTATCTACACATTGCTAGTTGCAAGCAATTTCTTTGATCGCATATTTAATTACTTTGGTAGCTGGAAAAGATTTAGATTTCAAACAGAGAGCGAGGATACAGACGGGTTTGATCCTTCGGGGGTAATGATTcttaaaaaag AACGAACATGGCTCGAAGAAGGACAAAAAGTCGGCGAGCATGTTCTTCCATTAGCAAGGAACTTCAACGATGTTGACATTGAACCAGGAAGCAATTTCTCT GAAAATTCATCCGTTGAAATGAAAATGTCGTCGAGCTATGACATAGACACAGTGAAAGGAAGTTCATCGAAAGATGATATGTCCCGTAAATACGGATCAGCCAGAGAAGCAATCACAAACAAATATGCAGCCATTAGAGAACAACAGAACAAACACTCGCCATCTTCTATCAAAAAGCCAGAGAACATGGCTTCGGCTAAAGTGTCCTTACTGGAAACAGACAGTTCAGGTCCAAGTAGTAATGGTGAAGGATCAGGAGAGCCATCGTCTCGTTTGGCGTCCACATGGCGAAACATGAAACAAGGAATCCAGAGTTTTAAAGAAAATGTAGCAACCAAGAAGTTTCTTCCACTAAGACAGGGACCAGAAACAACAACACTAACCAGCACAAGCAGAGTAGTGACTTCATCAGTGCCACAGTCGCTAGATGAGATATTCCAGAGACTGAAAAACCGGTCTGTAGAACACGGGCACTATCTcgatgacgatgatgaagtTTGA